In one window of Frigoriglobus tundricola DNA:
- a CDS encoding SpoVR family protein translates to MNLGFYNTNLPPHLRVLKDEIEGYARGYGLDFFETIFEVVDADDLNEIAAYGGFPTRYPHWSFGMQYEELKKGYEYGLSKIYEMVINNDPCYAYLMRCNHTVDQKLVMAHVYGHCDFFKNNAYFGHTTRKMMDEIANHAARIRHYVSRFGEDEVEAFMDKCMSIDDLIDIHSVAIKRRDDPSKYDFSPATGEDPAAEAAAPRFKAKPYMADYINPPSAIKAEDDERARAAQRVAKFPDRPEKDVLLFLIEHAPMKNWQRDVLSIVRDEAYYFYPQAQTKIMNEGWACTVAGSRVATDRGLLKIEDVVNERAAVRVSDGTEAQPVYDWARFEDRETVRICTRRGLELEGSLTHRLMLPGGAWKPLSDVTTGDRLKLARGSDLWAAEPVRINWVPESRLTLGAAAAEAGVSIWTVPRYRDGKAVRKRAAIAAVVDRYEQQFGAVSYMQNGRAAVRTPEVVDERFGAFLGYLIGDGHISDVKRVIGLTTGDEPQADHFAALTEDLFGTVPRKKWDKTKWRVLFSSRTVQDLLVSLGLKTGFAARVKDVPECVLRSPKPVVAAFLRALYDCDGYAGPAGVILSTSSEAMSKTVQLLLLNFGVLSTRRPHKDECWHVHTQGRSAQVFREQIGFGLERKQTRLAEYIENRKWFKAEGDEDEVISVERRRADVFDISVETTHRYVAQGLINHNSFWHSTIMTQKVLDPSEVIDYADHHSGTMATSSRRLNPYKLGIELLRDVERRWNMGQFGTEWENCEDMDKKRTWNRDLGLGRQKIFEVRKIHNDITFIDTFLTPEFCKEYNLFSFNYQDQTKNYVIESREFQKVKQRLLFSLTNFGKPWIYVLDGNHRNRGELLLRHEHQGVDLKVDEARDVLANIQFMWSRPVHLETISDGQPSVLSFDGTEHTQQVIGGSDDAARKAASKAK, encoded by the coding sequence ATGAACCTGGGCTTCTACAACACCAACCTGCCGCCGCACCTCCGCGTCCTCAAGGACGAGATCGAGGGCTACGCGCGCGGGTACGGGCTCGACTTCTTCGAGACCATCTTCGAAGTGGTGGACGCCGACGACCTGAACGAGATCGCGGCCTACGGCGGGTTCCCCACCCGCTACCCGCACTGGTCGTTCGGGATGCAGTACGAGGAGCTGAAAAAGGGCTACGAGTACGGCCTCTCGAAGATCTACGAGATGGTCATCAACAACGACCCGTGCTACGCCTACCTGATGCGGTGCAACCACACCGTCGACCAGAAGCTGGTGATGGCCCACGTGTACGGGCACTGTGATTTTTTTAAGAACAACGCGTACTTCGGGCACACGACCCGGAAGATGATGGACGAGATCGCCAACCACGCCGCCCGCATCCGGCACTACGTGTCGCGGTTCGGCGAGGACGAGGTCGAGGCGTTCATGGACAAGTGCATGTCCATCGACGACCTGATCGACATCCACTCGGTCGCCATCAAGCGCCGCGACGACCCGTCGAAGTACGACTTCAGCCCCGCCACCGGCGAGGACCCGGCCGCCGAGGCGGCCGCGCCGCGGTTCAAGGCGAAGCCGTACATGGCCGACTACATCAACCCGCCCAGCGCGATCAAGGCCGAGGACGACGAGCGCGCCCGGGCCGCGCAGCGCGTCGCCAAGTTCCCCGACCGGCCCGAGAAGGACGTGCTCCTGTTCCTCATCGAGCACGCCCCGATGAAGAACTGGCAGCGCGACGTCCTCAGCATCGTCCGGGACGAGGCCTACTACTTTTATCCACAAGCTCAAACGAAGATTATGAACGAGGGGTGGGCCTGCACGGTCGCGGGCTCGCGGGTCGCAACCGACCGGGGCTTGCTCAAAATCGAAGACGTCGTGAACGAGCGCGCCGCGGTGCGCGTCAGTGACGGCACGGAGGCGCAACCGGTCTACGACTGGGCGCGGTTCGAGGACCGCGAAACGGTCCGCATCTGCACGCGGCGCGGGCTGGAACTGGAAGGCTCGCTCACGCACCGGCTGATGCTGCCGGGCGGCGCGTGGAAGCCGTTAAGTGACGTGACCACCGGCGACCGCCTGAAGCTCGCGCGCGGGAGCGACCTGTGGGCGGCGGAACCGGTGCGCATCAACTGGGTGCCCGAATCGCGTCTGACGCTCGGAGCCGCAGCGGCGGAAGCGGGCGTTTCCATTTGGACGGTTCCGCGCTACCGGGACGGAAAGGCGGTGCGGAAACGGGCCGCCATCGCCGCTGTCGTGGACCGGTACGAACAGCAGTTCGGCGCCGTGTCGTACATGCAGAACGGTCGGGCCGCGGTCCGCACCCCCGAGGTCGTGGACGAGCGGTTCGGGGCGTTCCTCGGATATCTCATCGGCGACGGGCACATCAGTGACGTCAAGCGCGTCATCGGTCTCACCACCGGTGACGAGCCGCAGGCGGACCACTTCGCCGCGCTCACCGAGGACCTGTTTGGCACCGTACCCCGGAAGAAATGGGACAAAACCAAGTGGCGCGTGCTGTTCTCGTCGCGCACAGTGCAGGACCTCCTGGTGTCACTCGGGCTGAAAACCGGGTTCGCGGCGCGTGTGAAGGACGTGCCGGAATGCGTGCTTCGATCGCCCAAGCCCGTCGTGGCGGCGTTCCTGCGGGCGCTCTACGATTGCGACGGGTACGCGGGTCCGGCCGGGGTCATCCTGTCCACCTCCAGCGAAGCGATGAGCAAGACCGTCCAGTTGCTGCTGCTCAACTTCGGCGTGCTGTCTACCCGCCGGCCCCATAAGGACGAGTGCTGGCACGTCCACACGCAGGGGCGCTCGGCGCAGGTGTTCCGCGAACAGATCGGCTTCGGCCTGGAGCGGAAGCAGACGCGGCTGGCCGAGTACATCGAGAACCGCAAGTGGTTCAAGGCAGAGGGGGACGAAGACGAGGTGATCTCGGTCGAGCGCCGGCGGGCCGATGTGTTCGACATTTCCGTTGAAACGACCCACCGGTACGTCGCCCAGGGGCTGATCAACCACAACAGCTTCTGGCACTCGACCATCATGACGCAAAAGGTGCTCGACCCCTCGGAGGTGATCGACTACGCCGACCACCACTCGGGCACGATGGCGACCAGTTCGCGGCGCCTGAACCCGTACAAGCTCGGCATCGAGCTGCTCCGCGACGTCGAGCGGCGCTGGAACATGGGGCAGTTCGGGACCGAGTGGGAGAACTGCGAGGACATGGACAAGAAGCGGACCTGGAACAGGGACCTCGGCCTCGGCCGGCAGAAGATCTTCGAAGTCCGCAAGATCCACAACGACATCACGTTCATCGACACGTTCCTGACCCCGGAGTTCTGCAAGGAGTACAACCTGTTCTCCTTCAACTACCAGGACCAGACCAAGAACTACGTGATCGAGAGCCGCGAGTTCCAGAAGGTCAAGCAGCGCCTGCTGTTCAGCCTCACGAACTTCGGCAAGCCGTGGATCTACGTGCTCGACGGGAACCACCGCAACCGCGGGGAACTGCTGTTGCGGCACGAGCACCAGGGGGTAGATTTAAAGGTGGACGAGGCGCGCGACGTCCTGGCGAACATCCAGTTCATGTGGTCCCGGCCCGTCCACCTGGAAACGATCAGCGACGGCCAACCGTCCGTTCTGAGCTTCGACGGGACCGAACACACCCAACAGGTAATCGGAGGCTCCGATGACGCTGCCCGAAAAGCTGCTTCCAAAGCTAAGTGA
- a CDS encoding dienelactone hydrolase family protein: MRAYRPLKFIGPVVLFVGAWVIAAAPLAIGNDGIVRFESLDLLLRDGRLTRTKYSMYGPVAAAPLWYLGRAIGHPEETVWVFNRIAFLAMTVGLWLVLAPVVPRDERVRFVALLFFGSTFPWHVMGFFAEVFHVACVGTGLALVAVRRGAWAGVGAGLCVWGTANVPATAVGLALAACVLCWQRRRLRYLALPGTAGALVLAENYLRRGDPFAGGYENEAGYPTVLPYSGLPGFSYPLFFGLLSVLFSFGKGLVFFTPGLFARYPTAQEGRSTMVGSDGGSAARLVYRVWLAVVVGLVLVYARWWAWYGGAVWGPRFFLFATLPAALVLARWTAHPAVHSTWANVFVLGAVALSCWAGANGIIYQGVGSERFWANNFELEYLSWYVPECSGLWMPFVVPKAFTWADYALTAAFALGFAYIAAPVARVLAAGAGTPGRPRGARPAPDRAGGSDAAGLATTIVVAHPPTEYLSMIRSLIAVAALALIAGAAQAAVATKVVEYEYDGTKLKGFLAYDDAVKEKRPGVLVVHEWWGLNEYAKDRCKALAQLGYVAFAPDMYGNGQVTEHPEDAGKMAGVVRKDVKVWRGRAEAGLKQLTAQPNVDATKLAAIGYCFGGSTCLELAYSGADLKAVATFHAALPKPTPEDARAIKAKVLVCNGDADTLISADSIKAFRTALDEAKVKYEFVGYKDAVHSFTVPDADKAHIKGMKYDKAADADSWKKMQELFKETLGR, translated from the coding sequence ATGCGCGCGTACCGCCCCCTCAAGTTCATCGGCCCGGTCGTCCTGTTCGTCGGCGCCTGGGTCATCGCGGCGGCCCCGCTCGCAATCGGCAACGACGGTATCGTGCGGTTCGAGTCCCTCGACCTGCTCCTGCGCGACGGTCGGCTCACGCGCACGAAATACTCGATGTACGGCCCCGTCGCGGCGGCCCCGCTGTGGTACCTGGGCCGCGCGATCGGACACCCGGAAGAAACGGTGTGGGTGTTCAACCGCATCGCGTTCCTGGCTATGACGGTGGGTCTGTGGCTCGTGTTGGCCCCGGTGGTCCCGCGCGACGAGCGCGTGCGGTTCGTGGCGCTCCTGTTCTTCGGCAGCACGTTCCCCTGGCACGTCATGGGGTTCTTCGCGGAGGTGTTCCACGTGGCCTGCGTCGGGACCGGGCTGGCGCTCGTGGCGGTCCGGCGCGGCGCGTGGGCGGGGGTCGGCGCGGGGCTGTGCGTCTGGGGCACCGCGAACGTGCCGGCCACGGCCGTCGGCCTGGCGCTCGCGGCGTGCGTCCTCTGCTGGCAGCGCCGGCGGCTGCGTTACCTGGCGCTCCCGGGAACCGCCGGAGCACTCGTTCTGGCCGAAAACTATCTCCGCCGCGGCGACCCGTTCGCGGGCGGGTACGAGAACGAAGCCGGCTACCCCACGGTGCTACCGTACTCCGGTCTACCGGGCTTCAGTTACCCGCTCTTCTTCGGTCTGCTGTCCGTACTGTTTTCCTTCGGCAAGGGGCTGGTGTTCTTCACGCCCGGCCTGTTCGCGCGCTACCCAACGGCCCAGGAGGGGCGTTCTACGATGGTCGGTTCCGACGGCGGCTCCGCGGCGCGCCTCGTGTACCGCGTGTGGCTCGCGGTGGTGGTCGGGCTGGTGCTGGTGTACGCGCGGTGGTGGGCGTGGTACGGCGGGGCGGTGTGGGGACCGCGGTTCTTTCTCTTCGCGACGCTCCCGGCGGCACTCGTGCTGGCCCGGTGGACCGCACACCCGGCGGTACACTCGACCTGGGCGAACGTGTTCGTACTCGGCGCGGTGGCGCTCTCGTGCTGGGCCGGAGCGAACGGCATCATTTACCAGGGCGTGGGGTCCGAGCGCTTCTGGGCGAACAACTTCGAACTCGAGTACCTGAGCTGGTACGTGCCGGAGTGTTCGGGTCTGTGGATGCCGTTCGTGGTGCCGAAGGCGTTCACGTGGGCCGACTACGCTCTTACCGCGGCGTTCGCCCTCGGCTTCGCGTACATCGCGGCGCCGGTTGCCCGCGTGCTGGCGGCCGGGGCCGGGACGCCGGGGCGGCCGCGTGGCGCGCGGCCCGCACCGGACCGCGCTGGCGGGTCTGACGCCGCGGGCCTGGCAACTACAATAGTCGTTGCCCATCCCCCCACGGAGTACCTCAGCATGATTCGGAGCCTGATCGCGGTGGCCGCCCTCGCGCTGATCGCGGGAGCGGCCCAGGCCGCCGTCGCGACCAAAGTGGTCGAGTACGAGTACGACGGCACGAAGCTCAAGGGCTTCCTCGCCTACGACGACGCCGTCAAGGAGAAGCGGCCCGGTGTCCTCGTCGTCCACGAGTGGTGGGGGCTGAACGAGTACGCGAAGGACCGGTGCAAGGCGCTGGCGCAACTCGGGTACGTCGCGTTCGCGCCGGACATGTACGGCAACGGCCAGGTGACCGAGCACCCGGAGGACGCCGGCAAGATGGCGGGAGTGGTGCGGAAGGACGTGAAGGTGTGGCGCGGCCGGGCCGAGGCGGGCCTGAAGCAGCTCACGGCACAGCCGAACGTGGACGCCACGAAGCTCGCGGCCATCGGGTACTGTTTCGGCGGCAGCACGTGCCTGGAACTCGCGTACTCCGGCGCCGACCTGAAGGCGGTCGCCACGTTCCACGCCGCGCTGCCCAAGCCGACCCCGGAGGACGCGCGGGCCATCAAGGCGAAGGTCCTGGTGTGCAACGGCGACGCGGACACGCTCATCTCGGCCGATTCGATCAAGGCGTTCCGCACGGCGCTGGACGAAGCGAAAGTGAAGTACGAGTTCGTCGGGTACAAGGACGCGGTTCACAGCTTCACGGTCCCCGACGCCGACAAGGCGCACATCAAGGGCATGAAGTACGACAAGGCGGCCGACGCCGACTCGTGGAAGAAGATGCAAGAACTGTTCAAGGAGACGCTGGGCCGCTAA
- a CDS encoding DMT family transporter translates to MTQPDARPYVWMLCGSFSFAVMAALAESLTRSAPGEAPFCDWQTVAVFRAALVAAFGAVLALRARVRLVWLRPLRLWVRSVAGSGSMVCTFYAFSRLDARDVVTLCNTFPLWVAVLSWPLYGHLPGRKTVAAILVGVAGVVLVEQPHIEAGNLGVFAALFAAAFTAVAMLGLNRLRDIDPRAVVVHFSAVATVFCGAAFLFTPRAVPVARVAELGVLVRVLGIGVSATIGQVFLTLAFGRGAPAKVAVVGLTQIVFVTALGAWAFGHAVNAVALVGTALIMAPTAWLLSQSKATSATKAAPLVVEDHTGPEMNAGSRSSPFPAPQLRP, encoded by the coding sequence ATGACCCAGCCCGACGCGCGCCCGTACGTGTGGATGCTCTGCGGCTCGTTCTCGTTCGCGGTGATGGCGGCCCTGGCCGAGTCGCTCACCCGGAGCGCGCCGGGCGAGGCGCCGTTCTGCGACTGGCAGACGGTGGCCGTGTTCCGCGCCGCGCTGGTCGCGGCGTTCGGCGCGGTCCTGGCCCTGCGCGCCCGCGTGCGGCTCGTGTGGCTGCGGCCGCTGCGGCTGTGGGTGCGGAGCGTGGCCGGCAGCGGCAGCATGGTGTGTACGTTCTACGCCTTCAGCCGCTTGGACGCGCGGGACGTGGTGACGCTGTGCAACACGTTCCCGCTCTGGGTCGCGGTGCTGTCGTGGCCCCTGTACGGCCACCTGCCGGGCCGGAAGACGGTGGCGGCGATCCTCGTCGGCGTGGCCGGCGTGGTTCTGGTCGAACAGCCGCACATCGAGGCGGGGAACCTGGGCGTGTTCGCGGCCCTGTTCGCCGCCGCGTTCACCGCGGTCGCGATGCTCGGGCTGAACCGGTTGCGGGACATCGACCCGCGGGCCGTGGTCGTTCACTTCTCGGCCGTCGCCACGGTGTTCTGTGGGGCGGCGTTCCTGTTCACCCCGCGGGCCGTGCCGGTGGCGCGCGTCGCGGAACTCGGGGTGCTGGTCCGCGTGCTCGGGATCGGCGTGTCGGCCACCATCGGGCAGGTGTTCTTGACGCTCGCGTTCGGCCGCGGCGCGCCGGCGAAGGTGGCCGTGGTCGGGCTGACGCAGATCGTGTTCGTGACGGCCCTGGGCGCGTGGGCGTTCGGCCACGCGGTGAACGCGGTCGCGCTCGTCGGCACCGCACTCATCATGGCCCCGACCGCGTGGCTGCTGAGCCAATCGAAGGCCACGAGCGCCACGAAGGCGGCCCCGCTCGTCGTCGAGGACCACACCGGACCGGAAATGAACGCGGGGAGCCGTAGCTCCCCGTTCCCGGCCCCGCAACTCCGCCCGTGA
- a CDS encoding type II toxin-antitoxin system VapC family toxin — protein MLDTNAVADCIFQRRGVAFRVRSARLAGHKIWTGVPVLAELFAGIEYSATRDTNTAVLNQNVRLFRLWPFTEDAAREYGRLYAHLRRIGRTIQTVDLMIAAIALTLGGCTVVTSDSDLSGIPGLNVESWATGG, from the coding sequence TTGCTCGACACCAACGCGGTCGCCGATTGCATTTTTCAGCGGCGCGGGGTCGCCTTCCGGGTCCGTTCCGCACGCCTCGCCGGACACAAGATCTGGACCGGGGTTCCGGTGCTTGCTGAACTGTTTGCGGGTATCGAATACAGCGCGACACGCGATACGAATACGGCCGTATTGAACCAGAATGTCCGACTGTTTCGCTTGTGGCCCTTCACTGAGGACGCCGCCCGCGAGTACGGACGACTTTATGCCCATCTGCGGCGGATCGGCCGTACTATTCAGACGGTCGATCTGATGATCGCCGCCATCGCTCTCACCCTCGGCGGTTGTACCGTCGTGACCTCGGACTCGGACCTGTCGGGGATACCGGGGCTGAATGTCGAGAGCTGGGCGACCGGTGGTTGA
- a CDS encoding DUF444 family protein, which produces MGQKIEQDLQRFRKLVRGKVKSNLSKYISRGEMIGKKGNDYVSIPIPSINPPQFRYGKKNSGGVGVGPGQPGQPLTQPQDGEGEPQAGDSPGGHILEVDLTMEELAEILGEELALPRIEPRGKKNVVTEKDKYTSIRSVGPESLRHFKRTFKRALQRQISAGSYNPLEPSVIPVREDKRYRAWKEVPKPDAVACVIYMMDVSGSMTDEQKEIVRIESFWIDTWIKKHYTGVETVYIIHDAVAQEVNEHTFYHTRESGGTKISSAYELCNKIIDARFPPSQWNVYAFHFSDGDNWGDDVPRCTELLSKTMLPKLNLFGYGQVESPYGSGEFFDHVHELVDDHENVVVSRIPDREAILGSIKEFLKTGR; this is translated from the coding sequence GTGGGACAAAAGATCGAACAAGACCTCCAGCGGTTCCGCAAACTGGTACGCGGAAAGGTGAAGAGCAACCTGTCCAAGTACATCAGCCGCGGCGAGATGATCGGCAAGAAGGGGAACGACTACGTTTCGATCCCCATCCCGTCGATCAACCCGCCCCAGTTCCGCTACGGCAAGAAAAACTCCGGCGGCGTGGGGGTCGGCCCCGGCCAGCCCGGACAGCCGCTCACGCAGCCACAGGACGGCGAGGGCGAGCCGCAGGCCGGCGATTCGCCCGGCGGCCACATCCTCGAAGTCGATCTGACGATGGAAGAACTGGCCGAGATCCTCGGCGAGGAACTGGCCCTCCCGCGCATCGAGCCCCGCGGGAAGAAGAACGTCGTCACCGAAAAGGACAAGTACACGAGCATCCGGAGCGTCGGCCCCGAGTCGCTGCGGCACTTCAAGCGGACGTTCAAGCGCGCCCTCCAGCGGCAGATCTCGGCCGGGTCGTACAACCCGCTCGAGCCGAGCGTGATCCCGGTGCGCGAGGACAAACGGTACCGGGCCTGGAAAGAGGTGCCCAAGCCGGACGCGGTGGCGTGCGTGATCTACATGATGGACGTCTCCGGCAGCATGACCGACGAGCAGAAGGAGATCGTCCGCATCGAGTCGTTCTGGATCGACACCTGGATCAAGAAGCACTACACGGGCGTGGAGACCGTTTACATCATCCACGACGCGGTGGCCCAGGAGGTGAACGAGCACACGTTCTACCACACGCGGGAGAGCGGCGGGACGAAGATCAGCTCGGCCTACGAGCTGTGCAACAAGATCATCGACGCCCGGTTCCCGCCGAGCCAGTGGAACGTGTACGCGTTCCACTTCTCCGACGGCGACAACTGGGGCGACGACGTGCCCAGGTGTACCGAGTTGCTCTCGAAGACGATGCTGCCGAAACTGAACCTGTTCGGCTACGGGCAGGTCGAATCGCCCTACGGCAGCGGCGAGTTCTTCGACCACGTGCACGAGCTGGTGGACGACCACGAGAACGTGGTCGTGAGCCGCATCCCGGACCGCGAGGCGATCCTGGGGAGCATCAAGGAGTTCCTCAAAACGGGGCGGTGA
- a CDS encoding alpha/beta hydrolase: protein MSIVRISYVKDTLYKVDSDGKLQPTERLGTATDPTETFGAQKELNAYLDAELKITAEKLGQKQPVVVMVHGFWYDPADEPKTGADPKDPHSSNNPHLRNFHFEKDVSRPHWRHTRGWPLGLNFAPGDEGAGGLVLAFGWDSTPKVLKPGNHAEAVLDFLSALAEKGKTEAGRNELVRDLEAARTALETLPDNDAAKALVAAFEKCTDALNKGNQFARARALVSATPDLKKAITAALKDVGKEIVPVVDLLAKYSPEIYAAAYKDAAQAASGLAAVLYALTSQVKLKDRPIDLFCHSLGSRVVLQALQQISKTKPKMLDPETGISRVLILGGAEYRKPAQEALNDVLREGTGPVFYNFVGRRDRVLTEIAGAYNPCGGEPRNKKPIGSYGLGNRMMNGNHWIDIQLDTDEDDSHALNAWLKSKGHNLTVAATPKAIAGANGVKGADPMGILNHWSYYANDDNLKLFGLILRDRENWALPKLRKEEPPIPELK from the coding sequence ATGTCGATCGTTCGCATTTCCTACGTCAAGGACACGCTGTACAAGGTGGACTCGGACGGGAAACTGCAGCCGACCGAACGTCTGGGAACTGCCACCGATCCGACCGAGACGTTCGGTGCGCAGAAGGAACTGAACGCGTACTTGGATGCCGAGTTGAAGATCACCGCCGAGAAACTCGGTCAGAAGCAACCCGTCGTGGTGATGGTTCACGGCTTCTGGTACGACCCCGCGGACGAACCCAAAACCGGCGCGGACCCGAAGGACCCGCACTCCTCGAACAACCCTCACCTCCGCAACTTCCATTTCGAAAAAGATGTCTCGAGGCCGCACTGGCGTCACACGCGCGGTTGGCCGCTCGGTCTCAATTTTGCCCCGGGCGACGAGGGGGCCGGAGGTCTGGTACTTGCGTTCGGATGGGACAGCACCCCGAAGGTTTTGAAACCCGGTAACCATGCGGAAGCCGTCTTGGATTTCCTGAGTGCTCTGGCGGAAAAGGGGAAAACGGAGGCGGGGCGGAATGAGCTGGTGAGAGACCTCGAGGCCGCCCGAACTGCACTCGAAACTCTTCCCGACAACGATGCGGCCAAGGCCCTCGTTGCCGCGTTCGAGAAGTGCACCGACGCACTGAACAAGGGCAACCAATTCGCGCGGGCCCGCGCGCTGGTCAGCGCCACACCGGATCTGAAAAAAGCGATCACCGCCGCGCTCAAGGACGTTGGCAAGGAGATCGTTCCCGTGGTTGATTTGCTCGCGAAGTACAGCCCCGAGATCTATGCCGCAGCCTACAAGGACGCCGCACAAGCCGCATCCGGGTTGGCCGCGGTACTGTACGCGCTCACTTCCCAAGTGAAGCTGAAGGACCGGCCGATCGATCTCTTCTGCCACAGTCTCGGTTCCCGCGTCGTGCTGCAAGCCTTACAACAGATCTCGAAAACAAAGCCCAAAATGTTAGACCCGGAAACGGGGATCAGTCGCGTTCTGATCCTGGGCGGGGCCGAGTACCGAAAACCCGCTCAGGAGGCGCTGAACGATGTCCTCCGTGAGGGCACCGGACCCGTGTTCTACAACTTCGTGGGCCGCCGCGACCGCGTCCTGACGGAAATCGCCGGGGCGTACAACCCGTGCGGAGGCGAGCCGCGCAACAAGAAGCCGATCGGCAGTTACGGGCTCGGGAACCGGATGATGAACGGGAACCACTGGATCGACATCCAACTCGATACCGACGAGGACGACAGTCACGCGCTGAACGCGTGGCTGAAGTCGAAGGGGCACAACCTCACCGTCGCGGCGACGCCCAAAGCCATCGCCGGTGCGAACGGTGTGAAAGGGGCGGACCCGATGGGGATTCTGAACCACTGGTCGTACTACGCGAACGACGACAACCTGAAGCTGTTCGGCCTGATCCTCCGCGACCGGGAGAACTGGGCTCTACCAAAGCTCCGGAAGGAAGAACCTCCCATCCCAGAACTGAAGTAG